The Acidicapsa ligni genome has a window encoding:
- a CDS encoding O-antigen translocase translates to MSSASCAKEASIPSTLSLPQEVESDTASKGTYGQILKSSALVGGSSLLNIGIGMIRTKMMAVLLGPAGFGLFGLYGSISTLTQTLAGMGINSSGVRQIAEANGSNDARRIAQTTVVLRRISLLLGLVGAVILVLFSRQISNVTFGTYQNATAISVLSIGVFFSLVSAGQGTLIQGMRRIVDLAKMGVLGAFLATIISITMVYYLREKGIVPALVAIAVMTTLVSWWYSRRIKIQVPAIAVSDVLRESSALLKLGFAFMISGLLTMGVAYAIRITILRKFGVEATGLYQSAWTLGGLYVGFILQAMGADFYPRLTTSIHDHATCNRLVNEQAQVGLLIAGPGVIATLTVAPLIISLFYSSKFIGAVEILRWICLGAILQVVTWPMGFIIVAKAKQALLIACELSWSVFSLGLAWICMNHFGLKGAGIAFFGSYVFHGFMIYAVVLRLSGFRWSAESKRTGIIYAVLIAIVFSEFYVLPLLWASVLGILIAVTSGVYSLRVLLHLVPLYRIPRPIRKVLELLRMAPSAS, encoded by the coding sequence ATGTCATCAGCATCTTGCGCTAAAGAGGCCTCAATTCCATCGACGTTGTCGCTACCCCAAGAGGTAGAGAGTGATACTGCGTCGAAGGGAACGTATGGACAGATTTTAAAATCGTCTGCATTGGTTGGCGGATCGTCATTGCTGAACATCGGAATTGGCATGATTCGCACTAAGATGATGGCGGTATTGCTGGGCCCTGCGGGGTTTGGATTGTTTGGGCTCTATGGATCTATTTCGACGCTGACTCAGACGCTTGCAGGGATGGGAATCAATAGCAGTGGCGTTCGCCAGATAGCCGAGGCAAATGGTTCAAATGATGCGCGGCGTATTGCGCAAACGACTGTAGTCCTGCGGCGAATATCTCTTCTATTAGGTCTTGTGGGTGCTGTCATCCTGGTGTTGTTTTCTCGCCAGATATCCAACGTAACTTTTGGAACTTATCAAAATGCCACGGCGATATCGGTCCTATCGATCGGGGTATTTTTCAGTCTCGTCTCAGCGGGGCAAGGTACGTTGATTCAAGGCATGAGGCGCATTGTGGATCTCGCCAAGATGGGAGTTTTGGGCGCATTTCTTGCAACAATTATCAGCATCACGATGGTGTATTATCTTCGCGAAAAAGGCATAGTCCCTGCGCTGGTCGCTATTGCGGTGATGACGACTCTTGTTTCATGGTGGTATAGCAGAAGGATCAAAATCCAGGTTCCTGCTATAGCGGTTTCTGACGTGCTTCGTGAATCCTCCGCTCTCTTGAAGCTTGGATTTGCTTTTATGATCAGCGGCCTTTTGACCATGGGGGTTGCATACGCTATTCGAATTACGATTCTTCGCAAATTCGGTGTTGAGGCTACTGGGCTGTATCAATCTGCGTGGACACTTGGTGGACTTTATGTAGGGTTTATTTTGCAGGCGATGGGGGCAGATTTTTATCCTCGACTTACAACCAGCATTCATGATCATGCTACCTGTAATCGCCTGGTAAATGAGCAGGCTCAAGTTGGATTGTTGATAGCTGGTCCTGGAGTAATCGCTACGCTGACTGTAGCTCCGCTGATTATCAGTTTGTTTTATAGTTCGAAGTTTATTGGAGCGGTGGAAATTCTTCGTTGGATTTGCCTGGGAGCTATTCTTCAGGTTGTCACCTGGCCCATGGGATTCATTATTGTGGCAAAGGCCAAGCAGGCGCTGCTTATTGCTTGTGAGCTAAGCTGGTCGGTATTTAGTCTTGGTCTCGCGTGGATCTGTATGAATCATTTCGGTCTCAAAGGTGCAGGGATTGCATTCTTTGGATCGTATGTTTTTCACGGCTTCATGATATACGCGGTTGTGCTCCGACTCAGTGGTTTTCGATGGTCTGCTGAAAGCAAGAGAACGGGGATTATATACGCGGTTCTCATTGCCATTGTATTTTCTGAATTCTATGTTCTCCCATTGTTATGGGCATCGGTACTCGGCATACTCATCGCGGTCACGAGTGGCGTTTATTCGCTACGTGTACTGCTTCATCTCGTACCGCTATATCGCATCCCACGCCCTATCCGCAAGGTGCTTGAATTGCTGCGCATGGCACCCTCGGCCTCATAG